Sequence from the Herbaspirillum sp. meg3 genome:
GCAGGGTGCAAAGCACATGCACATCACCTCCGAGGCTGGCACCGATCTGCGCTGCCCATTGGGTGAATTTCCGGTGATCAGTGAATACGGTTTTGTCGATGAGCCCGGACGCTGGGATCACTGGCCGAGTGGCTTCGTGCTGACCTGGCCGAACGAACGCGGCACCGAAGGCACGATTGTCATCGATCGCGGCGATATTCTGCTGCCGATGAAGTCCTATGCGCAGGAACCGATCTATGTGAGCGTGCGCGACGGGTTCGTCACCAACATCGAAGGCGGCGTTGACGCTGAATTGCTGAGCGAATACATGGCGTCATTCAAGGATCCGGAAGCCTACGCAATGTCCCATATCGGCTGGGGGCTGCAACCGCGAGCACACTGGTCGACGCTGGCCATGTACGACCGTGAAGCCACCATCGGCATGGACGCGCGCGCCTACGAAGGCAACTTCCTGTTTTCCTTCGGCCCCAACAATGAAGCCGGCGGCCAGCGCAATACCGCTTGCCATATTGATATCCCACTGCGCCGCTGCACAGTTTCTCTCGATGGTGAAGCGGTCGTGCGAAATGGCAAGGTGCTCGATGGGTTCGAGTACGGGAAATCCTGACTCATCCTCATCATGCTCACTTCGATTCATCTCCACTTGTCGGACAGGCTCACATTTAGCAAGGAACAGATCATGCACAAGGAAATCTCCACCTACGAGCGTCAGGGCTTCGGCCAGACGCTGGAAGCAAAAGCG
This genomic interval carries:
- a CDS encoding 2,5-dihydroxypyridine 5,6-dioxygenase, with product MAVSDYDLIQAWKQVLTLSKLEPTHIVTVLTSSSTHPQTLSTALTAIGLLGATANRLDLQPVNAEKALSRDSLAYLGTTPLTGNRAAIAALKESDLVLDLMTLLFSPEQHEILKAGTKILLAVEPPEVLVRMVPSADDRQRVTQAAKKLQGAKHMHITSEAGTDLRCPLGEFPVISEYGFVDEPGRWDHWPSGFVLTWPNERGTEGTIVIDRGDILLPMKSYAQEPIYVSVRDGFVTNIEGGVDAELLSEYMASFKDPEAYAMSHIGWGLQPRAHWSTLAMYDREATIGMDARAYEGNFLFSFGPNNEAGGQRNTACHIDIPLRRCTVSLDGEAVVRNGKVLDGFEYGKS